The following are from one region of the Methanomassiliicoccales archaeon LGM-DZ1 genome:
- a CDS encoding cobalamin-dependent protein (Presence of a B(12) (cobalamin)-binding domain implies dependence on cobalamin itself, in one of its several forms, or in some unusual lineages, dependence on a cobalamin-like analog.): MANEEILADLKKSVETWNFALCKEATQKAIDAKMPVSEIMDKGLGKGMETIGQRFNDAEIFLPQVVAASKTMEMAIKMLEPLMTGGATATKGTVVMGTVEGDIHEIGKNVCCAMLRGAGYKVIDVGPDADPQTFLDAAEENDAKIIGGSALMTTTLESQRDIVNANNEDGKKYKCIFGGAPCSKEWCDEIGADGYSETSSEIVELVKKLME, from the coding sequence ATGGCAAATGAAGAGATTCTGGCGGATCTTAAGAAGTCCGTCGAGACCTGGAACTTCGCGCTCTGCAAGGAAGCTACCCAGAAAGCTATCGACGCGAAGATGCCCGTTTCCGAGATCATGGACAAGGGCCTCGGAAAGGGAATGGAGACCATCGGACAGAGGTTCAACGACGCGGAGATCTTCCTGCCACAGGTCGTCGCTGCATCCAAGACCATGGAAATGGCCATCAAGATGCTCGAGCCCCTTATGACCGGCGGAGCTACCGCGACGAAGGGAACCGTTGTCATGGGAACCGTCGAGGGAGACATCCATGAGATCGGGAAGAACGTCTGCTGCGCGATGCTCCGCGGAGCAGGGTACAAGGTCATCGATGTCGGACCCGACGCCGACCCGCAGACCTTCCTCGACGCTGCCGAGGAGAACGACGCCAAGATCATCGGAGGCTCTGCCCTGATGACCACCACCCTCGAGTCCCAGAGGGATATCGTCAACGCCAACAACGAGGACGGCAAGAAGTACAAGTGCATCTTCGGAGGAGCTCCCTGCTCCAAGGAGTGGTGCGATGAGATCGGCGCCGACGGATACTCCGAGACCAGCTCCGAGATCGTCGAGCTCGTCAAGAAGCTCATGGAGTGA